The following coding sequences are from one Salvia hispanica cultivar TCC Black 2014 chromosome 3, UniMelb_Shisp_WGS_1.0, whole genome shotgun sequence window:
- the LOC125210713 gene encoding bifunctional purine biosynthesis protein PurH isoform X2: protein MAETASTLKIEPKSALSGKKQALISLSDKKDLALLGVGLQELGFTIVSTGGTASSLEGSGVAVTKVEELTQFPEMLDGRVKTLHPNVHGGILARRDQEHHMEALNNHGIGTFDVVVVNLYPFYDKVSASTGISFEDGIENIDIGGPAMIRAAAKNHQDVLVVVDSSDYPELLEYLKEGRDDEQFRRRLAWKAFQHVASYDSAVSEWLWKQTEGDKFPPSLTVPLSLKSSLRYGENPHQKAAFYVDKSLAEVNAGGIATSVQHHGKEMSYNNYLDADAAWNCVCEFSKPTCVVVKHTNPCGVASRDDIIEAYRLAVKADPVSAFGGIVAFNVEVDEALAKDIREFRSPTDGETRMFYEIVVAPKYTKKGLEVLRGKSKTLRILEASKNIKGKLSLRQVGGGWLAQDADDLTPEDINFNIVSEKAPLENELNDAKFAWLCVKHVKSNAIVIAKNNCMLGMGSGQPNRLESLRIATKKAGDEIKGAALASDAFFPFAWNDAVEEACKSGIGFIAEPGGSIRDADAIDCCNKYGVSLAFTNVRHFRH, encoded by the exons ATGGCAGAAACGGCTTCAACTCTGAAGATAGAACCCAAGTCTGCACTTTCTG GAAAGAAGCAAGCGTTGATATCACTGTCAGACAAGAAGGATTTAGCTTTGCTTGGCGTTGGGCTGCAGGAATTGGG atTCACCATTGTTTCCACGGGAGGAACAGCATCATCTTTAGAAGGTTCTGGTGTGGCTGTTACCAAGGTGGAGGAACTCACCCAATTTCCTGAAATG CTTGATGGTCGTGTAAAAACATTACATCCTAATGTTCATGGAGGTATTCTTGCAAGAAGAGATCAAGAGCACCACATGGAAGCTTTGAATAATCATGGAATCG GTACATTTGATGTTGTAGTTGTGAACTTATATCCCTTCTATGACAAGGTTTCCGCTTCAACTGGAATTTCTTTTGAAGATGGAATTGAGAACATTGATATTGGTGGACCTGCCATGATCAGAGCTGCTGCTAAG AATCACCAGGATGTTTTGGTTGTAGTCGACTCCAGTGATTACCCAGAGCTCCTAGAATATCTCAAAGAAGGTCGGGATGATGAGCAATTCCGGAGAAGGCTAGCTTGGAAAGCTTTTCAGCATGTTGCTTCTTATGATTCTGCCGTTTCAGAATGGTTGTGGAAGCAGACTGAGGGAG ATAAATTTCCTCCCAGCCTGACAGTTCCTTTGTCTCTCAAGAGTTCACTTCGGTATGGTGAAAACCCTCATCAGAAGGCTGCATTTTACGTTGATAAGTCTCTTGCAGAGGTCAATGCTGGTGGCATCGCAACTTCTGTCCAACACCATGGGAAG GAAATGTCATATAATAACTATTTAGATGCAGATGCAGCGTGGAACTGTGTGTGCGAGTTTAGCAAGCCGACCTGTGTGGTTGTTAAGCACACAAATCCCTGTGGAGTAGCATCGCGTGATGACATCATTGAAGCTTATAGGCTGGCTGTCAAAGCTGATCCCGTTAGTGCTTTTGGTGGCATTGTTGCCTTCAATGTTGAAGTTGACGAG GCTCTTGCAAAAGATATCCGAGAGTTTAGGAGTCCAACTGATGGTGAAACTCGTATGTTTTATGAGATTGTCGTTGCTCCTAAATATACCAAGAAGGGGCTTGAAGTACTTCGTGGGAAGTCCAAAACATTGAGAATCCTTGAGGCGAGTAAAAATATCAAAGGAAAGCTGTCCTTGAGACAAGTTGGTGGTGGGTGGTTAGCACAAGACGCGGATGATCTGACCCCAGAAGATATCAACTTCAATATTGTTTCAGAAAAGGCTCCACTCGAAAACGAACTTAATGATGCGAAATTCGCCTGGCTTTGTGTCAAGCACGTGAAGAGCAATGCTATTGTCATCGCAAAG AATAATTGTATGCTAGGTATGGGAAGTGGGCAGCCAAACCGTCTCGAGAGTTTGAGAATAGCAACGAAGAAAGCAGGGGACGAAATCAAGGGAGCTGCATTGGCAAGCGATGCTTTCTTCCCATTCG CGTGGAATGACGCCGTTGAAGAAGCATGTAAAAGTGGGATCGGTTTCATTGCTGAGCCCGGTGGCAGCATCAGGGACGCCGACGCTATCGATTGCTGCAACAAGTATGGAGTTTCACTTGCCTTCACCAATGTCAGGCACTTCAGGCATTGA
- the LOC125210713 gene encoding bifunctional purine biosynthesis protein PurH isoform X1, which yields MLGLGTSSAVSTNAAVTSSIVSTGHPLQSVTYGTSSAFHPATVFPSHQLSAATSHNLNSLRVKAMAETASTLKIEPKSALSGKKQALISLSDKKDLALLGVGLQELGFTIVSTGGTASSLEGSGVAVTKVEELTQFPEMLDGRVKTLHPNVHGGILARRDQEHHMEALNNHGIGTFDVVVVNLYPFYDKVSASTGISFEDGIENIDIGGPAMIRAAAKNHQDVLVVVDSSDYPELLEYLKEGRDDEQFRRRLAWKAFQHVASYDSAVSEWLWKQTEGDKFPPSLTVPLSLKSSLRYGENPHQKAAFYVDKSLAEVNAGGIATSVQHHGKEMSYNNYLDADAAWNCVCEFSKPTCVVVKHTNPCGVASRDDIIEAYRLAVKADPVSAFGGIVAFNVEVDEALAKDIREFRSPTDGETRMFYEIVVAPKYTKKGLEVLRGKSKTLRILEASKNIKGKLSLRQVGGGWLAQDADDLTPEDINFNIVSEKAPLENELNDAKFAWLCVKHVKSNAIVIAKNNCMLGMGSGQPNRLESLRIATKKAGDEIKGAALASDAFFPFAWNDAVEEACKSGIGFIAEPGGSIRDADAIDCCNKYGVSLAFTNVRHFRH from the exons ATGCTGGGTTTAGGCACTAGTTCTGCCGTTTCTACAAACGCTGCTGTCACCTCCTCAATTGTCAGCACAGGCCACCCCCTTCAAAGTGTCACCTACGGAACCTCCTCTGCTTTTCATCCAGCCACTGTCTTTCCGTCGCACCAATTG TCTGCGGCCACTTCGCATAACTTGAATTCGCTTCGTGTTAAAGCGATGGCAGAAACGGCTTCAACTCTGAAGATAGAACCCAAGTCTGCACTTTCTG GAAAGAAGCAAGCGTTGATATCACTGTCAGACAAGAAGGATTTAGCTTTGCTTGGCGTTGGGCTGCAGGAATTGGG atTCACCATTGTTTCCACGGGAGGAACAGCATCATCTTTAGAAGGTTCTGGTGTGGCTGTTACCAAGGTGGAGGAACTCACCCAATTTCCTGAAATG CTTGATGGTCGTGTAAAAACATTACATCCTAATGTTCATGGAGGTATTCTTGCAAGAAGAGATCAAGAGCACCACATGGAAGCTTTGAATAATCATGGAATCG GTACATTTGATGTTGTAGTTGTGAACTTATATCCCTTCTATGACAAGGTTTCCGCTTCAACTGGAATTTCTTTTGAAGATGGAATTGAGAACATTGATATTGGTGGACCTGCCATGATCAGAGCTGCTGCTAAG AATCACCAGGATGTTTTGGTTGTAGTCGACTCCAGTGATTACCCAGAGCTCCTAGAATATCTCAAAGAAGGTCGGGATGATGAGCAATTCCGGAGAAGGCTAGCTTGGAAAGCTTTTCAGCATGTTGCTTCTTATGATTCTGCCGTTTCAGAATGGTTGTGGAAGCAGACTGAGGGAG ATAAATTTCCTCCCAGCCTGACAGTTCCTTTGTCTCTCAAGAGTTCACTTCGGTATGGTGAAAACCCTCATCAGAAGGCTGCATTTTACGTTGATAAGTCTCTTGCAGAGGTCAATGCTGGTGGCATCGCAACTTCTGTCCAACACCATGGGAAG GAAATGTCATATAATAACTATTTAGATGCAGATGCAGCGTGGAACTGTGTGTGCGAGTTTAGCAAGCCGACCTGTGTGGTTGTTAAGCACACAAATCCCTGTGGAGTAGCATCGCGTGATGACATCATTGAAGCTTATAGGCTGGCTGTCAAAGCTGATCCCGTTAGTGCTTTTGGTGGCATTGTTGCCTTCAATGTTGAAGTTGACGAG GCTCTTGCAAAAGATATCCGAGAGTTTAGGAGTCCAACTGATGGTGAAACTCGTATGTTTTATGAGATTGTCGTTGCTCCTAAATATACCAAGAAGGGGCTTGAAGTACTTCGTGGGAAGTCCAAAACATTGAGAATCCTTGAGGCGAGTAAAAATATCAAAGGAAAGCTGTCCTTGAGACAAGTTGGTGGTGGGTGGTTAGCACAAGACGCGGATGATCTGACCCCAGAAGATATCAACTTCAATATTGTTTCAGAAAAGGCTCCACTCGAAAACGAACTTAATGATGCGAAATTCGCCTGGCTTTGTGTCAAGCACGTGAAGAGCAATGCTATTGTCATCGCAAAG AATAATTGTATGCTAGGTATGGGAAGTGGGCAGCCAAACCGTCTCGAGAGTTTGAGAATAGCAACGAAGAAAGCAGGGGACGAAATCAAGGGAGCTGCATTGGCAAGCGATGCTTTCTTCCCATTCG CGTGGAATGACGCCGTTGAAGAAGCATGTAAAAGTGGGATCGGTTTCATTGCTGAGCCCGGTGGCAGCATCAGGGACGCCGACGCTATCGATTGCTGCAACAAGTATGGAGTTTCACTTGCCTTCACCAATGTCAGGCACTTCAGGCATTGA